Within the Arachis duranensis cultivar V14167 chromosome 10, aradu.V14167.gnm2.J7QH, whole genome shotgun sequence genome, the region CCGCATACACAATACCCAGAGAAGGTTTCTCATCAGCATCAACAAGTCTCAATAACTTAATTAGAGGACCAACAAGCATAACAGTAGTAAAACAATCCTTCCAAAACTTACtatccaagataattgaactaaccatcttcctattGACACTCTTGGATAATTTATGAGAAGTGAAATATTTGTCAATCACCAATGCTTGCAAGTCTTGTTTATGATCATATATACTTTTCAAAGTAATGAAAACAGTAGCAAAATGTGTTACTCCTGGTCGAACAATTTCTTtccaatcttttctttttctaagccATGACAAGAAAATCATATGATTGTAAACAAAGACAGTCACTTTTGAAGCACGAGAGGCAAGGTCAGCTATGTGAGGAAGACTTGCTATGTCTTTCAAGATAAGATTGATGCAATGAGCAGCACAAGGAgaccaaaaaatatttgaatacttTTCATGAATGAGTTTTCCAGCAGATACATAATTCGCAGCATTATCAGTAACCACATGCACAATGTTACTAGACCCAACCCACTCAATAACCTCAGCAAACAATTTAAACAAGGTATCGGTAGTTTTTATCATATTAGAAGCATCAACAGACTTAACAAATGACATACCAGCAGGacaataaattagaaaattaattaacgTACGCTGCCTTTGATCAGTCCAGCCATCTGCCATCAGTGTACAACCAGTCCTTTTCCACAAGCTTCTATAACCTTCAACAAGCAACTGACACTCCTTCTTAAGATCGGCCAGCAAATGAACTCTCATTTCATTATACGACGGTCCCTTGAAACCAGGTCCAATTGCAGCAACGCCGTCCAAGGCAGGTTGAAAGTAAGGCGATTGAATTGCATTGAATGGAATCCGTGCATCAATGATCCATCTTGCAAGCCCCAACTTAACCTTGTGCTTAACTTCTTTACTGGCCAAGACACTTTTCAAAGCTGGTTGAGAGCCTGGCGTAGTCCTTTCCTTAAAATAACTTCCAATTGGAGTAGCAGCAATCGCTCTTCTCTTTCCTTTGTCTCCCATTGTTGTAGGAGCCGGAGGTTGTACAGGATTAGGCGCTTCACCCTCTTCTTCCGCTTGTGTTTCACTTTCCACATCATAACAATCAGctgtatattttcttttttctgccttattttttttgttttcctccAAAAGCCTTTTGAATTGAAGCTCAACATCTTCAGTTACTTTGTTACAAACTTTAATTTGTCCAGGGATCTTTGCAAGATGATATTTCATTCTATATATCCCCCCTCCATTGTAAGTATTCAAGCAGAAAATACATGTATATTGCGCcttgttatttttgtcatacGTCACTGTAAAATACTGCCAAGCTGGATCGGATTTACCTTTGGATGAACCAGTTTGAGAATCTTGTGGCTGTGGGTTACTTTGTGATTGTTCCATCTATAACAATCAGAAAACCAAAGACCAGAAAACTTCAGACAACCatgaaaataatcaaaatattcaTCATGAAGCAACAAAGTCAATAACAGCAatgatgaaaataaataaacagaagcAGCAAAACAGAAGTAGGTAACACAAGCAAAACAGAAGCAGCAAAACATATTCCAGGACAATAACTGCAatgatgaaaataataaaacagcAAACAG harbors:
- the LOC110276805 gene encoding uncharacterized protein LOC110276805 produces the protein MVLKTGPDRLVQPEKPGTGHLTGPGNANNRLAKNRPKTRSNRRLTGEPEEPSDFFAVQCYCPGICFAASVLLVLPTSMEQSQSNPQPQDSQTGSSKGKSDPAWQYFTVTYDKNNKAQYTCIFCLNTYNGGGIYRMKYHLAKIPGQIKVCNKVTEDVELQFKRLLEENKKNKAEKRKYTADCYDVESETQAEEEGEAPNPVQPPAPTTMGDKGKRRAIAATPIGSYFKERTTPGSQPALKSVLASKEVKHKVKLGLARWIIDARIPFNAIQSPYFQPALDGVAAIGPGFKGPSYNEMRVHLLADLKKECQLLVEGYRSLWKRTGCTLMADGWTDQRQRTLINFLIYCPAGMSFVKSVDASNMIKTTDTLFKLFAEVIEWVGSSNIVHVVTDNAANYVSAGKLIHEKYSNIFWSPCAAHCINLILKDIASLPHIADLASRASKVTVFVYNHMIFLSWLRKRKDWKEIVRPGVTHFATVFITLKSIYDHKQDLQALVIDKYFTSHKLSKSVNRKMVSSIILDSKFWKDCFTTVMLVGPLIKLLRLVDADEKPSLGIVYAGMQRAKINIKTMFRNRKSAYTPYTSILKMRWDKHLKRDLHAAAYFLNPDYFYNEGFVEKANILRSLLDLFDIETLCDDSVAAMQEIQLYRDRKGSFGRESVLKAIKRLEPGEWWRLHGGSAPNLQKMAIRLLHQTSSSSGYERNWSLFEQIHSKRRNRLEHQRLSDIVYVTYNLRLQSRMHRKKKNYDPIDIQSIDTVDFWVMPDEGDPEFTNGDIEGVENLIYTDNAMPSYPTDGGDVELDVNFPNVADSSNTASFGGTSDDGGFGLPVYDGDVGTLNDNYNFL